From one Lotus japonicus ecotype B-129 chromosome 3, LjGifu_v1.2 genomic stretch:
- the LOC130744243 gene encoding uncharacterized protein LOC130744243: MSWKFQKPGHIERNCPNATKAEPVPNTARGRRPSTLGHVFAISGEQAAVTDDLIQGTCTIVGNSLMVLFDSGATHSFIAEECVKRLGLLTADLPFDLVVISPAANRLVTRTACLQCPLIYKDRKFLANLVCLGLTGLDVILGMNLLAQYHVPLDCVNKAVVFPDSGVTDYLNSYTLRKGSPAFVNSVVAEAKNDSDVRNILIV; encoded by the coding sequence ATGAGCTGGAAGTTCCAAAAGCCAGGGCATATTGAGAGGAACTGTCCTAATGCTACCAAGGCCGAGCCAGTGCCGAATACTGCTAGAGGAAGGCGACCTTCTACTCTAGGGCATGTGTTCGCAATATCTGGGGAACAAGCTGCAGTGACTGATGACCTTATCCAGGGTACGTGTACTATCGTTGGAAACTCCTTAATGGTcttatttgattctggtgctacacaCTCGTTCATTGCTGAGGAGTGTGTGAAGAGATTAGGATTGCTAACTGCTGATCTACCCTTCGATTTGGTGGTGATATCCCCTGCCGCCAATCGATTAGTTACACGCACGGCATGCTTGCAATGTCCGTTGATATACAAGGATCGAAAGTTTCTTGCGAACCTCGTCTGCTTAGGGCTTACAGGGCTCGATGTGATTTTGGGAATGAATTTGTTGGCACAGTATCATGTTCCCTTGGATTGTGTTAACAAGGCCGTTGTGTTTCCAGATTCAGGCGTTACGGATTACTTGAATTCGTACACCTTGAGGAAGGGTTCACCAGCATTCGTGAACTCCGTTGTAGCTGAAGCGAAGAATGACAGTGATGTGCGCAACATTTTGATAGTGTAG